In one window of Syngnathus typhle isolate RoL2023-S1 ecotype Sweden linkage group LG7, RoL_Styp_1.0, whole genome shotgun sequence DNA:
- the rbm28 gene encoding RNA-binding protein 28 isoform X2 produces MATRTLFIKGLPASASNERLEGIFSEIGPVKQCFVVKEKGAETCRGFGYVTYAMENDAQQALKDIKDYDGKKLFVSVAKKKLKDKRDEKKKVTNKPDKPAVPAVPAAPAVPAAPAVPAVPAVPQPPKATEENFKNIRKTILKARLIIRNLSFKCSEKDLKQVFGEFGEVLEAKIPLKPDGKMRGFAFVQFKNVSMASKALQAMNLKEIKGRQVAVDWAVPKDKYVAMQGTSTKETTTNKEAGAEDKEEEKQQPVNKNVNTKTSISQSKELMSNDNDDDDDDDDDGDDDDNDGEDDDEDDEEDEEEEDSEVEDEIDDESQEDDSDEDEDEDDSDEDEDENDEDERNGHQSAQKKSKMTLPSDVGQGRTIFIRNLSFDTEEENLEELLLQYGEINYIKIVCHSDTGHSKGCAFAQFKAKEAADRCIDAAQDTAEDGGIRLDGRKLLIVAAVSRDDAAKLKDKKVKVQKGTRNLYLAREGLIRAGSKVAEGVSEADMIKRARFEDIKRAKLRNMSVFVSKNRLCVHNLPKSVDNKKLRALCLQGFASVKGVRIPECRVMYDRKPEKGQVTGKSLGYGFVQFQDHEHALSTLRYLNNNPNIFGALKRPIVEFSLEDTRKLKLKEMRLQKSKEQNFRKQGGEGKMTPQANRDWKATVQGSASAPHNKPKPNQHCGFLTKPEVEHVELENGKKRRKVLPFPTHRGPKIRARDKGKQRAPPPKKPQHGVSRKGRQTQQMEKSTRRGNQTKGGMRNSRNRGSDNFDRMVEQYKKKILSNSEKGSSMRKNKWFDH; encoded by the exons GCCAAGAAGAAATTGAAGGACAAACGGgacgaaaagaaaaaag TTACAAATAAGCCGGATAAGCCAGCAGT GCCAGCAGTGCCAGCAGCGCCAGCAGTGCCAGCAGCGCCAGCAGTGCCAGCAGTGCCAGCAGTGCCACAGCCACCAAAGGCAACTGAGGAAAACTTTAAAAACATCAGGAAAACAATCCTGAAAGCTCGACTCATTATTAGGAATCTCAGTTTTAAG TGCTCCGAGAAAGATCTCAAGCAGGTTTTCGGCGAATTTGGAGAAGTGCTTGAAGCCAAAATACCTCTCAAGCCTG ATGGTAAGATGCGGGGCTTTGCATTCGTCCAGTTCAAAAATGTGTCCATGGCATCCAAAGCGCTTCAAGCTATGAACCTGAAGGAAATTAAAG GCCGCCAAGTGGCTGTCGATTGGGCTGTGCCAAAAGACAAGTATGTTGCTATGCAGGGGACATCCACTAAAG AGACTACAACGAACAAAGAGGCTGGCGCTGAAGACAAGGAAGAGGAAAAGCAACAACCAGTTAACAAGAA CGTCAATACAAAAACATCTATATCACAGAGCAAGGAGTTAATGTCAAATGacaatgatgacgacgatgatgatgatgacgatggtgatgatgatgacaacgatggtgaagatgatgatgaagatgatgaagaagatgaagaagaagaagatagtGAGGTGGAGGATGAAATAGATGACGAGTCCCAGGAGGACGATTCggatgaggatgaagatgaggatgattcggatgaggatgaagatgagaatGATGAGGATGAGCGCAATGGCCACCAATCAG CTCAAAAGAAGTCTAAGATGACACTTCCCTCAGATGTGGGGCAAGGCAGAACCATTTTCATCAG AAACTTGTCATTTGATACTGAAGAAGAAAACCTGGAGGAACTTCTGCTCCAGTATGGGGAAATCAACTACATCAAGATTGTTTGCCATTCAGACACGGGCCATTCGAAAG GTTGTGCCTTCGCTCAGTTCAAAGCCAAAGAGGCGGCAGACAGATGCATCGACGCAGCGCAAGATACAGCAGAA GACGGTGGAATTCGACTGGACGGGAGGAAGCTGCTGATCGTGGCCGCTGTGAGCAGAGATGACGCTGCCAAGCTGAAGGACAAAAAGGTCAAAGTGCAAAAAGGCACCAGGAACTTGTATCTGGCCAGAGAAGGAT TGATCCGTGCCGGAAGCAAGGTGGCCGAGGGTGTGTCCGAAGCAGACATGATCAAGCGAGCCAGA TTTGAAGATATAAAAAGGGCCAAGCTGAGGAACATGAGCGTGTTTGTCTCCAAGAATCGATTGTGCGTCCACAACCTACCAAAATCTGTAGACAACAAGAAGCTGCGCGCACTCTGCCTGCAGGGGTTTGCCAGCGTCAAAGGCGTCAGGATACCAGAG TGTCGCGTCATGTATGACAGGAAGCCCGAGAAAGGTCAGGTGACTGGCAAGTCTCTGGGCTACGGCTTCGTCCAGTTTCAAGACCACGAGCACGCTCTGTCCACGCTGCGCTACCTCAACAACAACCCCAACATCTTTGGCGCACTCAAG AGACCTATTGTGGAGTTCTCCCTGGAAGATACCCGCAAGCTCAAGCTCAAAGAAATGCGCCTGCAAAAAAGCAAG gaaCAGAATTTCAGGAAACAGGGTGGAGAAGGCAAAATGACACCTCAGGCGAACAGAGACTGGAAAGCAACCGTACAAG GGTCTGCATCAGCTCCTCATAACAAACCAAAACCCAACCAGCACTGCGGTTTCCTGACCAAGCCCGAAGTGGAGCACGTGGAACTGGAGAACGGAAAGAAGCGGAGGAAAGTGCTGCCCTTCCCGACCCACCGAGGACCCAAGATCAG AGCGCGTGACAAAGGGAAGCAGAGGGCTCCGCCTCCCAAGAAACCTCAGCATGGAGTCAGTAGAAAAGGGAGGCAAACGCAGCAAATGGAGAAGAGCACTCGAAGAGGAAATCAG ACTAAAGGAGGAATGAGGAATTCGAGGAACAGGGGCAGTGATAATTTTGACAGAATGGTGGAACAGTACAAGAAGAAAATTCTCTCCAACAGCGAGAAAGGCTCCAGTATGAGAAAAAACAAATGGTTTGATCACTAA
- the rbm28 gene encoding RNA-binding protein 28 isoform X1 — protein MATRTLFIKGLPASASNERLEGIFSEIGPVKQCFVVKEKGAETCRGFGYVTYAMENDAQQALKDIKDYDGKKLFVSVAKKKLKDKRDEKKKVTNKPDKPAVPAVPAAPAVPAAPAVPAAPAVPAAPAVPAAPAVPAVPAVPQPPKATEENFKNIRKTILKARLIIRNLSFKCSEKDLKQVFGEFGEVLEAKIPLKPDGKMRGFAFVQFKNVSMASKALQAMNLKEIKGRQVAVDWAVPKDKYVAMQGTSTKETTTNKEAGAEDKEEEKQQPVNKNVNTKTSISQSKELMSNDNDDDDDDDDDGDDDDNDGEDDDEDDEEDEEEEDSEVEDEIDDESQEDDSDEDEDEDDSDEDEDENDEDERNGHQSAQKKSKMTLPSDVGQGRTIFIRNLSFDTEEENLEELLLQYGEINYIKIVCHSDTGHSKGCAFAQFKAKEAADRCIDAAQDTAEDGGIRLDGRKLLIVAAVSRDDAAKLKDKKVKVQKGTRNLYLAREGLIRAGSKVAEGVSEADMIKRARFEDIKRAKLRNMSVFVSKNRLCVHNLPKSVDNKKLRALCLQGFASVKGVRIPECRVMYDRKPEKGQVTGKSLGYGFVQFQDHEHALSTLRYLNNNPNIFGALKRPIVEFSLEDTRKLKLKEMRLQKSKEQNFRKQGGEGKMTPQANRDWKATVQGSASAPHNKPKPNQHCGFLTKPEVEHVELENGKKRRKVLPFPTHRGPKIRARDKGKQRAPPPKKPQHGVSRKGRQTQQMEKSTRRGNQTKGGMRNSRNRGSDNFDRMVEQYKKKILSNSEKGSSMRKNKWFDH, from the exons GCCAAGAAGAAATTGAAGGACAAACGGgacgaaaagaaaaaag TTACAAATAAGCCGGATAAGCCAGCAGTGCCAGCAGTGCCAGCAGCGCCAGCAGTGCCAGCAGCGCCAGCAGTGCCAGCAGCGCCAGCAGTGCCAGCAGCGCCAGCAGTGCCAGCAGCGCCAGCAGTGCCAGCAGTGCCAGCAGTGCCACAGCCACCAAAGGCAACTGAGGAAAACTTTAAAAACATCAGGAAAACAATCCTGAAAGCTCGACTCATTATTAGGAATCTCAGTTTTAAG TGCTCCGAGAAAGATCTCAAGCAGGTTTTCGGCGAATTTGGAGAAGTGCTTGAAGCCAAAATACCTCTCAAGCCTG ATGGTAAGATGCGGGGCTTTGCATTCGTCCAGTTCAAAAATGTGTCCATGGCATCCAAAGCGCTTCAAGCTATGAACCTGAAGGAAATTAAAG GCCGCCAAGTGGCTGTCGATTGGGCTGTGCCAAAAGACAAGTATGTTGCTATGCAGGGGACATCCACTAAAG AGACTACAACGAACAAAGAGGCTGGCGCTGAAGACAAGGAAGAGGAAAAGCAACAACCAGTTAACAAGAA CGTCAATACAAAAACATCTATATCACAGAGCAAGGAGTTAATGTCAAATGacaatgatgacgacgatgatgatgatgacgatggtgatgatgatgacaacgatggtgaagatgatgatgaagatgatgaagaagatgaagaagaagaagatagtGAGGTGGAGGATGAAATAGATGACGAGTCCCAGGAGGACGATTCggatgaggatgaagatgaggatgattcggatgaggatgaagatgagaatGATGAGGATGAGCGCAATGGCCACCAATCAG CTCAAAAGAAGTCTAAGATGACACTTCCCTCAGATGTGGGGCAAGGCAGAACCATTTTCATCAG AAACTTGTCATTTGATACTGAAGAAGAAAACCTGGAGGAACTTCTGCTCCAGTATGGGGAAATCAACTACATCAAGATTGTTTGCCATTCAGACACGGGCCATTCGAAAG GTTGTGCCTTCGCTCAGTTCAAAGCCAAAGAGGCGGCAGACAGATGCATCGACGCAGCGCAAGATACAGCAGAA GACGGTGGAATTCGACTGGACGGGAGGAAGCTGCTGATCGTGGCCGCTGTGAGCAGAGATGACGCTGCCAAGCTGAAGGACAAAAAGGTCAAAGTGCAAAAAGGCACCAGGAACTTGTATCTGGCCAGAGAAGGAT TGATCCGTGCCGGAAGCAAGGTGGCCGAGGGTGTGTCCGAAGCAGACATGATCAAGCGAGCCAGA TTTGAAGATATAAAAAGGGCCAAGCTGAGGAACATGAGCGTGTTTGTCTCCAAGAATCGATTGTGCGTCCACAACCTACCAAAATCTGTAGACAACAAGAAGCTGCGCGCACTCTGCCTGCAGGGGTTTGCCAGCGTCAAAGGCGTCAGGATACCAGAG TGTCGCGTCATGTATGACAGGAAGCCCGAGAAAGGTCAGGTGACTGGCAAGTCTCTGGGCTACGGCTTCGTCCAGTTTCAAGACCACGAGCACGCTCTGTCCACGCTGCGCTACCTCAACAACAACCCCAACATCTTTGGCGCACTCAAG AGACCTATTGTGGAGTTCTCCCTGGAAGATACCCGCAAGCTCAAGCTCAAAGAAATGCGCCTGCAAAAAAGCAAG gaaCAGAATTTCAGGAAACAGGGTGGAGAAGGCAAAATGACACCTCAGGCGAACAGAGACTGGAAAGCAACCGTACAAG GGTCTGCATCAGCTCCTCATAACAAACCAAAACCCAACCAGCACTGCGGTTTCCTGACCAAGCCCGAAGTGGAGCACGTGGAACTGGAGAACGGAAAGAAGCGGAGGAAAGTGCTGCCCTTCCCGACCCACCGAGGACCCAAGATCAG AGCGCGTGACAAAGGGAAGCAGAGGGCTCCGCCTCCCAAGAAACCTCAGCATGGAGTCAGTAGAAAAGGGAGGCAAACGCAGCAAATGGAGAAGAGCACTCGAAGAGGAAATCAG ACTAAAGGAGGAATGAGGAATTCGAGGAACAGGGGCAGTGATAATTTTGACAGAATGGTGGAACAGTACAAGAAGAAAATTCTCTCCAACAGCGAGAAAGGCTCCAGTATGAGAAAAAACAAATGGTTTGATCACTAA
- the LOC133157304 gene encoding leptin-like yields the protein MDCITLAILVSVSQMWGAVIAAPMSAEAIRMKATVEGRSKQLVAKINKIQVPPGMTLTPPADKLDGLSSVVTLLDGYEKLISDSLNASQVKAEISWLKGYLGQWKKGRCGETKVNRTSAAGGALQRLQSQRGFVLTVGIEALIRVKDILTRLLQNMANLDKC from the exons ATGGACTGCATCACCTTGGCCATTCTGGTGTCCGTCTCCCAAATGTGGGGCGCGGTCATAGCAGCCCCCATGTCGGCGGAGGCCATCAGGATGAAAGCTACGGTGGAAGGGAGGTCCAAGCAGCTGGTGGCCAAGATCAATAAAATCCAG GTTCCTCCTGGCATGACGCTGACGCCGCCGGCCGACAAACTGGATGGGCTCTCCTCGGTGGTGACGCTCCTAGACGGCTACGAGAAGCTCATCTCAGACTCTCTGAACGCGTCTCAGGTGAAGGCCGAGATCTCGTGGCTGAAGGGTTACCTCGGTCAGTGGAAGAAGGGTCGCTGTGGAGAGACCAAGGTCAACAGAACGTCAGCCGCAGGTGGCGCGCTGCAGCGGCTGCAGAGTCAGCGAGGCTTCGTCCTCACCGTCGGCATCGAGGCTCTGATCAGAGTCAAGGACATCCTCACACGGCTGTTGCAGAACATGGCGAACCTGGACAAATGCTGA